In the genome of Raphanus sativus cultivar WK10039 chromosome 4, ASM80110v3, whole genome shotgun sequence, one region contains:
- the LOC108855784 gene encoding rhodanese-like domain-containing protein 9, chloroplastic — protein MAGIASPSPTALCFTSDLGTRRLKAVSWSGKSVSGNNNIRRRSLRVAAEVKFVNAEEAKKLIAAEGYKVVDVRDKTQFERAHIKSCHHIPLFIFNEDNDLGTIVKRTVHNNFSGLFFGLPFTKLNPEFVKSVRNEFSQDSKLLLVCQEGLRSAAAASRLEEAGYDNIACVTSGLQSVKPGTFESVGSTELQNAGKAGLITIQGKISAVLGTVLVCALLFITFFPEQAEKLFPSS, from the exons ATGGCGGGGATCGCAAGCCCTAGCCCTACGGCTCTTTGTTTCACCAG TGATCTCGGGACAAGGCGGTTGAAAGCGGTGAGCTGGTCCGGAAAGAGCGTCTCTGGTAACAATAATATCCGCCGGAGAAGTCTGAGAGTTGCGGCTGAGGTGAAGTTCGTGAATGCAGAGGAAGCAAAGAAGTTGATAGCAGCAGAAGGTTACAAGGTTGTGGATGTGAGAGACAAGACTCAGTTCGAGAGAGCTCATATAAAGTCTTGCCACCACATCCCTCTCTTCATCTTCAACGAAGACAACGATCTTG GGACGATAGTGAAGAGGACAGTGCACAACAACTTCTCAGGGCTCTTCTTTGGTCTGCCCTTCACGAAACTGAATCCGGAGTTCGTTAAATCCGTTAGAAACGAGTTTTCACAGGACAGCAAACTGTTACTGGTTTGCCAAGAAGGTCTCAG ATCTGCAGCTGCTGCTAGTAGATTGGAGGAAGCAGGTTACGATAACATTGCTTGTGTAACATCAGGGTTACAGTCTGTTAAACCAG GGACATTTGAGTCGGTTGGTTCAACGGAGTTGCAGAATGCAGGCAAGGCAGGGCTTATCACAATTCAAGGCAAGATCTCAGCTGTCTTAGGAACAGTTCTCGTCT GTGCTTTGTTGTTCATAACGTTCTTTCCTGAACAGGCAGAGAAGCTGTTTCCTTCAAGCTAA
- the LOC108849846 gene encoding uncharacterized protein LOC108849846 yields the protein MGYKNNKRKLKQKQQEKQASPEQKEKHNPPLENEEDLKKKRVAAELREVKLTVGQQQLAELEKMLEATKLEEKLEAAELAELAAELAEQEKQAAAELAEKEKQAAAELAEKEKQAAAELAEKEKQAAAVLAEKEKQAAESRLPQQVITSQKEVRDAFALQQKIVAAIINSQAEIATKEDLESLQDVVRGRLEALGKTLVADVASEIQKELISSSMQLSQKAEKIISSKVKGALQKLDTAFKEKVETECAKVAPGPKERMALHLVEREYEECFSIAVESDKDSLGWLLTKVDPEGLPGFQLSKPTLRHLLSRLIRLVTKNMGLYRSWFEAVAEFVVSTDHEIPDRLTRMVGVAQAYVSKNA from the exons ATGGGTTATAAGAATAATAAGAGAAAGCTCAAACAGAAGCAGCAGGAGAAGCAGGCTTCTCCTGAGCAGAAGGAGAAGCATAATCCTCCTCTTGAAAACGAGGAAGATTTG AAGAAGAAGCGAGTAGCTGCTGAGCTGCGGGAGGTGAAGCTAACAGTTGGTCAGCAGCAACTTGCTGAGCTAGAGAAGATGCTAGAAGCTACTAAGCTGGAGGAGAAGCTAGAAGCTGCTGAGCTTGCTGAGCTTGCTGCTGAGCTTGCCGAGCAGGAGAAGCAAGCAGCTGCTGAGCTTGCCGAGAAGGAGAAGCAAGCAGCTGCTGAGCTTGCCGAGAAGGAGAAGCAAGCAGCTGCTGAGCTTGCCGAGAAGGAGAAGCAAGCAGCTGCTGTGCTTGCCGAGAAGGAGAAGCAAGCAGCTGAATCACGTCTTCCGCAGCAG GTCATTACCTCTCAGAAAGAGGTGAGGGATGCTTTTGCACTCCAGCAGAAGATTGTTGCAGCGATAATCAACTCTCAAGCCGAGATAGCAACGAAGGAGGATCTAGAGTCTCTCCAGGATGTCGTACGAGGAAGACTTGAGGCTCTTGGCAAAACCCTAGTAGCTGATGTGGCATCTGAGATTCAGAAAGAGCTAATCTCATCTAGTATGCAATTGTCCCAAAAAGCAGAGAAGATTATAAGCTCAAAGGTGAAAGGAGCTTTGCAGAAACTTGATACTGCTTTCAag GAGAAGGTTGAGACTGAGTGTGCTAAAGTTGCTCCTGGCCCTAAAGAAAGAATG GCTCTGCACTTAGTAGAGAGAGAATATGAAGAGTGCTTCTCTATTGCTGTCGAGTCTGATAAGGATTCACTCGGATGGCTATTGACAAAg GTTGATCCAGAAGGACTGCCAGGGTTTCAGTTGAGCAAGCCAACGCTTCGCCATTTGTTGTCTCGTCTGATACGTTTGGTCACTAAGAACATGGGCTTGTACCGTAGTTGGTTCGAAGCTGTTGCTGAGTTCGTCGTGTCTACAGACCATGAGATCCCAGATCGGCTGACACGTATGGTAGGTGTGGCCCAAGCCTATGTCTCGAAGAATGCATGA
- the LOC108851667 gene encoding DNA polymerase delta small subunit isoform X2, translated as MEIDSEKKTHERKQSDYTCLDEGFEIQKEMYRGQQYSQIYFARLHLMRTLLYSLAPTWKPHLPVCKVLGLEEGKECIIVGTLFKHMKLKPCVLDEYSKERSVTPLVKPHNFMHPDDTLILEDESGRVKLGGSALSPPVYVTGVVVALHGKETSAGEFFVEDVLEAGLPPQIERPFNLKEDKYVLLVSGLSIGSSSSNPLLFQLLVDHITGHVSDDEELGLAAQIVHVVIAGNSVEFPRKLLTGQNMASKDQSTLYEPIKELDIMLNQIAAGVSVDIMPGLNDPANFALPQQPLNRCLFPGSAPYNTFRSCTNPHSFDVDNIRFLGTSGQNIDDLDKYSEAESKLDFVERTLMWRHLAPTAPNTLGCYPFTDRDPFLIETCPHVYFVGNQDKYDSRLVKGSEGQQVRLICIPKFCETGVAVAVNLRNLECHTRSFNIQL; from the exons ATGGAAATCGACTCGGAGAAGAAGACTCACGAACGGAAGCAATCCGATTACACTTGCCTG GATGAGGGGTTCGAGATACAAAAGGAGATGTACAGAGGGCAGCAGTACAGCCAGATTTACTTCGCTCGTCTTCACCTCATGAGAACTCTTCTCTACTCCCTCGCCCCTACCTGGAAACCCCATCTGCCTG TTTGCAAGGTGTTGGGACTTGAGGAAGGAAAGGAGTGCATCATTGTTGGAACCTTGTTCAAGCATATGAAGCTTAAGCCTTGCGTTCTTGATGAATATTCTAAAGAG AGGTCAGTTACTCCGCTTGTGAAACCTCATAACTTCATGCACCCTGATGATACTCTGATCCTAGAAGACGAGAGTGGTAGAGTTAAGCTCGGCGGCTCTGCTCTTTCACCTCCTGTTTATGTCACAG GTGTTGTTGTTGCATTGCACGGGAAGGAAACTAGTGCTGGTGAGTTCTTTGTTGAAGATGTGCTAGAAGCTGGTTTACCACCTCAGATAGAGCGTCCTTTCAACCTAA AGGAAGATAAATACGTTTTGCTAGTGTCGGGCCTGTCCATTGGAAGCAGTTCGTCTAATCCTCTGCTATTCCAGCTTCTTGTTGATCATATAACCGGGCATGTCTCAGATGACGAG GAACTAGGCCTTGCAGCGCAGATAGTTCATGTGGTGATTGCTGGAAACTCTGTTGAATTTCCCCGTAAACTCTTAACCGGACAG AACATGGCCTCCAAAGATCAGTCAACACTGTATGAGCCCATCAAAGAGCTTGATATTATGTTAAACCAG ATAGCTGCAGGAGTTTCAGTGGATATCATGCCAGGCCTGAATGATCCAGCTAACTTCGCATTGCCTCAGCAG CCTCTTAACAGATGCCTTTTCCCCGGATCAGCACCTTATAACACATTCAGATCATGTACAAATCCTCACTCCTTTGATGTCGATAATATCAG ATTTCTTGGAACTTCCGGTCAGAACATTGATGACCTTGACAAGTATTCGGAGGCTGAAAGCAAGCTTGATTTTGTCGAAAGAACGCTGATGTGGAGACATCTTGCTCCCACTGCACCTAATACACTCG GTTGTTATCCTTTCACCGATAGAGACCCTTTCTTGATTGAAACTTGCCCTCATGTCTACTTCGTTGGGAACCAAGACAAATACGACAGCCGTTTGGTAAAAG GGTCAGAAGGTCAGCAGGTCAGGTTGATATGCATTCCTAAATTCTGTGAGACTGGTGTTGCTGTTGCG GTGAACCTAAGGAACCTGGAATGTCACACTCGCAGCTTTAACATTCAGTTATAA
- the LOC108849596 gene encoding uncharacterized protein LOC108849596 isoform X1 yields MLVAFIDTMRRGRGKGRKQSSASAREDRGSGEEEKIPAYRRRGRPQKPMKDDFEEEEEEEEEEEEEEEMVEKMEQEEEEEDIDYTNESTVTSNERKRKISSGSKEEENVLGLKPSMDGSKKSTCTGFRQSGSRRKSKPRRAAEAVVECNGV; encoded by the exons ATG CTTGTAGCGTTTATAGACACTATGAGAAGAGGCAGAGGGAAAGGGAGGAAGCAGAGTAGTGCATCTGCTCGGGAAGACCGTGGAAGCGGCGAAGAAGAAAAGATACCAGCTTACAGGAGAAGAGGAAGGCCACAAAAGCCGATGAAAGATGATTtcgaagaggaggaggaagaagaagaagaagaagaagaagaagaagagatggtaGAGAAGatggaacaagaagaagaagaagaagatattgaTTATACAAACGAGAGTACAGTCACAAGCAAcgagaggaagaggaagatatCTAGTGGaagcaaagaagaagagaatgtgTTAGGTTTGAAACCAAGCATGGATGGTTCCAAGAAGTCGACATGTACGGGGTTTAGACAGAGTGGAAGCAGGAGGAAAAGCAAGCCGAGACGAGCTGCTGAAGCTGTTGTGGAATGTAATGGAGTTTGA
- the LOC108849596 gene encoding uncharacterized protein LOC108849596 isoform X2 — MRRGRGKGRKQSSASAREDRGSGEEEKIPAYRRRGRPQKPMKDDFEEEEEEEEEEEEEEEMVEKMEQEEEEEDIDYTNESTVTSNERKRKISSGSKEEENVLGLKPSMDGSKKSTCTGFRQSGSRRKSKPRRAAEAVVECNGV; from the coding sequence ATGAGAAGAGGCAGAGGGAAAGGGAGGAAGCAGAGTAGTGCATCTGCTCGGGAAGACCGTGGAAGCGGCGAAGAAGAAAAGATACCAGCTTACAGGAGAAGAGGAAGGCCACAAAAGCCGATGAAAGATGATTtcgaagaggaggaggaagaagaagaagaagaagaagaagaagaagagatggtaGAGAAGatggaacaagaagaagaagaagaagatattgaTTATACAAACGAGAGTACAGTCACAAGCAAcgagaggaagaggaagatatCTAGTGGaagcaaagaagaagagaatgtgTTAGGTTTGAAACCAAGCATGGATGGTTCCAAGAAGTCGACATGTACGGGGTTTAGACAGAGTGGAAGCAGGAGGAAAAGCAAGCCGAGACGAGCTGCTGAAGCTGTTGTGGAATGTAATGGAGTTTGA
- the LOC108855785 gene encoding outer envelope pore protein 16-3, chloroplastic/mitochondrial: MDPAEMRYLEEEDGPMMKTIKGSVTGFAAGTIYGTILATWKDVPRVERNVALPGLIRTLKMMGTHGLTFAAIGGVYIGVEQVVQSYRGKRDFFNGAIGGFVAGASVLGYRARSIPTAIAAGATLAVTSALIDSGGQTTRVDNGREYYPYTPVEKTAKADA; encoded by the exons atgGATCCGGCTGAGATGAGGTACTTGGAAGAAGAGGACGGCCCGATGATGAAGACAATCAAAGGCAGCGTGACCGGTTTCGCCGCTGGGACGATCTACGGAACCATTTTGGCCACGTGGAAAGACGTTCCCAGAGTGGAGAGGAACGTGGCGCTTCCGGGGCTCATCAGGACGCTGAAGATGATGGGAACTCACGGGCTCACTTTCGCTGCCATCGGAGGAGTGTACATCGGCGTTGAGCAGGTGGTTCAGAGTTATAGAGGAAAGAGAGATTTTTTCAATGGTGCTATTGGTGGGTTTGTGGCTGGAGCTTCTGTCCTTGGCTATAGAG CAAGGAGCATACCAACAGCGATAGCTGCAGGTGCAACACTAGCAGTTACATCTGCTTTGATTGACTCTGGAGGTCAGACCACAAGAGTAGACAACGGCAGAGAGTATTATCCTTACACCCCCGTCGAGAAAACAGCTAAAGCTGATGCCTGA
- the LOC108851014 gene encoding uncharacterized protein LOC108851014 — translation MNLSKFEPIRIRALWSSLHCVALLMLAYHAVFLALLIISNLTSNSLGLAMVAGVIISVPYYGVHVYFTALWHLGSVVSVLEPVYGLAAMRKAYELLKGKTRMAMELVCLYLALCGFIGAVFGVIVVFFGEYFGMLTRTLVGGLLLGSLVMVNLVGLLAQSVFYDHLGGYLGECVPLIESNIQLENLEI, via the exons ATGAATTTGTCCAAATTTGAACCTATACGGATACGGGCTCTATGGAGCTCACTT CACTGTGTTGCTCTCTTGATGCTCGCTTACCATGCTGTCTTCCTCGCGCTCCTCATCATTTCGAACCTAACTTCGAACAGTTTAGGCTTAGCGATGGTTGCCGGAGTTATAATCTCTGTTCCTTACTACGGTGTTCATGTGTATTTCACTGCCTTATGGCATCTAGGTAGTGTGGTTTCGGTTCTCGAGCCCGTTTATGGACTCGCTGCCATGAGAAAAGCTTATGAGCTTCTCAAAGGGAAGACTAGGATGGCTATGGAGTTGGTCTGTCTTTACCTTGCGCTCTGTGGGTTTATCGGAGCTGTTTTTGGAGTGATTGTGGTTTTCTTTGGAGAATACTTTGGGATGTTGACTAGGACTCTTGTTGGCGGGTTGCTTCTTGGTTCGCTTGTGATGGTGAATCTTGTGGGTTTGTTGGCTCAGAGTGTGTTTTATGATCATCTTGGTGGGTATCTTGGAGAGTGTGTGCCTCTTATTGAGAGTAACATTCAGTTGGAGAATTTAGAAATTTGA
- the LOC108826321 gene encoding agamous-like MADS-box protein AGL30: MGRVKLKIKKLDSINARQATYCKRKNGIMKKAKELSILCDIDVVLLMFSPAGKPSLCCGKHSIGEVIAKFAQLAPQERAKRKLDNLEALKKTFMKLDHDVNISEFLERSKPTIEVLSEQVRFLQTHLSEIHTRLSYWTEVEKVDSIDDLQQLENSVRQSLYQIRVHKENMLHHQQQQQQLMSNECKNELQSDIDLDFGIDIEQQLENFSWVRTDENMNAPIKEEDPNLQFYHTYKDLTCSASSSLESYSGLFGKSSDFKTPKVETGGNPGPLVDPNLQYSNLSFLNDPKLQQLAEWNLLGSPADYYVSQILEASYRPQFGGNWPSSETLNYPFTVFDDPLLSRCSSQTYK, encoded by the exons ATGGGCCGAGTGAAGTTAAAGATAAAGAAACTAGATAGCATTAATGCACGACAAGCTACGTATTGCAAAAGGAAAAATGGGATAATGAAAAAGGCTAAAGAGTTGTCCATCTTATGCGACATAGATGTTGTGCTTCTCATGTTCTCTCCCGCAGGAAAGCCTTCGCTGTGCTGCGGAAAACACAG CATTGGAGAAGTCATTGCTAAGTTTGCTCAACTTGCTCCGCAAGAAAGGGCAAAGAGGAAGTTGGATAATCTTGAA GCCTTGAAGAAAACATTTATGAAGCTTGACCATGATGTAAATATATCGGAATTTCTAGAAAGAAG TAAACCAACAATTGAG GTTCTAAGCGAACAAGTTAGGTTTCTACAAACACACTTATCAGAAATACACACAAGACTAAG CTATTGGACTGAGGTAGAGAAGGTTGACAGCATAGATGATTTGCAGCAACTAGAAAATTCAGTAAGACAGTCTTTGTATCAAATCCGTGTTCATAAG GAGAACATGCTGCACCATcagcaacagcagcagcaaCTTATGTCCAATGAATGCAAAAACGAG CTGCAGAGTGACATAGATCTGGATTTTGGAATTGATATAGAGCAACAGCTTGAGAATTTCTCATGGGTTCGTACAGATGAAAACATGAATGCTCCTATAAAAGAAGAAGACCCTAATCTTCAGTTTTATCATACCTATAAGGACCTAACGTGCTCCGCAAGTTCATCTCTTGAGAGTTACTCCGGATTGTTTGGTAAAAGCTCAgatttcaaaacaccaaaagTAGAAACCGGTGGCAATCCCGGGCCTTTGGTTGATCCAAATCTGCAATACAGCAACCTCAGTTTCCTAAATGATCCAAAGCTTCAGCAACTAGCTGAGTGGAACCTATTAGGAAGTCCTGCGGATTACTACGTTAGCCAGATCTTGGAAGCTTCTTATAGGCCTCAGTTTGGAGGAAACTGGCCTTCTTCTGAGACGTTAAATTATCCTTTTACCGTCTTTGATGATCCTCTGCTTTCACGG TGCAGCAGCCAAACCTATAAGTAG
- the LOC108851667 gene encoding DNA polymerase delta small subunit isoform X1 has translation MEIDSEKKTHERKQSDYTCLQDEGFEIQKEMYRGQQYSQIYFARLHLMRTLLYSLAPTWKPHLPVCKVLGLEEGKECIIVGTLFKHMKLKPCVLDEYSKERSVTPLVKPHNFMHPDDTLILEDESGRVKLGGSALSPPVYVTGVVVALHGKETSAGEFFVEDVLEAGLPPQIERPFNLKEDKYVLLVSGLSIGSSSSNPLLFQLLVDHITGHVSDDEELGLAAQIVHVVIAGNSVEFPRKLLTGQNMASKDQSTLYEPIKELDIMLNQIAAGVSVDIMPGLNDPANFALPQQPLNRCLFPGSAPYNTFRSCTNPHSFDVDNIRFLGTSGQNIDDLDKYSEAESKLDFVERTLMWRHLAPTAPNTLGCYPFTDRDPFLIETCPHVYFVGNQDKYDSRLVKGSEGQQVRLICIPKFCETGVAVAVNLRNLECHTRSFNIQL, from the exons ATGGAAATCGACTCGGAGAAGAAGACTCACGAACGGAAGCAATCCGATTACACTTGCCTG cAGGATGAGGGGTTCGAGATACAAAAGGAGATGTACAGAGGGCAGCAGTACAGCCAGATTTACTTCGCTCGTCTTCACCTCATGAGAACTCTTCTCTACTCCCTCGCCCCTACCTGGAAACCCCATCTGCCTG TTTGCAAGGTGTTGGGACTTGAGGAAGGAAAGGAGTGCATCATTGTTGGAACCTTGTTCAAGCATATGAAGCTTAAGCCTTGCGTTCTTGATGAATATTCTAAAGAG AGGTCAGTTACTCCGCTTGTGAAACCTCATAACTTCATGCACCCTGATGATACTCTGATCCTAGAAGACGAGAGTGGTAGAGTTAAGCTCGGCGGCTCTGCTCTTTCACCTCCTGTTTATGTCACAG GTGTTGTTGTTGCATTGCACGGGAAGGAAACTAGTGCTGGTGAGTTCTTTGTTGAAGATGTGCTAGAAGCTGGTTTACCACCTCAGATAGAGCGTCCTTTCAACCTAA AGGAAGATAAATACGTTTTGCTAGTGTCGGGCCTGTCCATTGGAAGCAGTTCGTCTAATCCTCTGCTATTCCAGCTTCTTGTTGATCATATAACCGGGCATGTCTCAGATGACGAG GAACTAGGCCTTGCAGCGCAGATAGTTCATGTGGTGATTGCTGGAAACTCTGTTGAATTTCCCCGTAAACTCTTAACCGGACAG AACATGGCCTCCAAAGATCAGTCAACACTGTATGAGCCCATCAAAGAGCTTGATATTATGTTAAACCAG ATAGCTGCAGGAGTTTCAGTGGATATCATGCCAGGCCTGAATGATCCAGCTAACTTCGCATTGCCTCAGCAG CCTCTTAACAGATGCCTTTTCCCCGGATCAGCACCTTATAACACATTCAGATCATGTACAAATCCTCACTCCTTTGATGTCGATAATATCAG ATTTCTTGGAACTTCCGGTCAGAACATTGATGACCTTGACAAGTATTCGGAGGCTGAAAGCAAGCTTGATTTTGTCGAAAGAACGCTGATGTGGAGACATCTTGCTCCCACTGCACCTAATACACTCG GTTGTTATCCTTTCACCGATAGAGACCCTTTCTTGATTGAAACTTGCCCTCATGTCTACTTCGTTGGGAACCAAGACAAATACGACAGCCGTTTGGTAAAAG GGTCAGAAGGTCAGCAGGTCAGGTTGATATGCATTCCTAAATTCTGTGAGACTGGTGTTGCTGTTGCG GTGAACCTAAGGAACCTGGAATGTCACACTCGCAGCTTTAACATTCAGTTATAA